CTTTATTTCATCACCCGGTCCGACTATATAATCCGAGGGGACCGGAACATCCTGCCGGTCTCTGGCCAGTTTCACCGATGCTTCTTTAAAGAAATCAGATCCGAATGTTTTCAGTTTTATGGAAATATCCTGATATTTCCCTAATGCCCTGTGTTTTTCAAGGAATGAGGCTTCTTCTTTTTCAGGGGTAAAAACACTCTCCGGTGGAGGCGATTCTTTTCTCTCCAGTTCCATCTTTCGGTCGGTCTTCTTTCCCTGCTCCCCCTGACCGTCGCGCCTTTTCTTGAGACCTTCGAAATCGAGCTGGTTCATCCCCATTCCGGACCTGCCCGCATCCATCATCATCGCCTTCTGCTGCTCCGGGCTTAACCGCTTCAGGTCTTCCGTTACCTGCGCGAAGGCCGATCCGCTCATGACAAAAGCCAGCAGCGGCGCTAACACAACGACCAGAGTCCTTTTGATCACTTTTCTCCTCCAAAAATAGATACAAAATTGCATTGCCCAGCCCTCTTTCGACTTTATTAGAAGATCCGTGGAAGGTAAATTCATTGAGGCCCCCTTTAAAGATCTTTTACTTTTCCGAAACGGCGGTTCCATCGGTAAAGGTCTTTTTCAATCCTTTTTCATAAGCTCTTTAAGGCTTCTCCAGTTGTTCTTGAGAAATTCTTTGACAAAAGCGGTAAAGACCGCGACAAAGAGGGCTATGATAAAGGCGATCATTACCATTTGCCGTTTTTTCGGCTTTACTTTCTGATCCGAGGCCTTGGGGGGATCAATGACTTTGAACGCGAAATTCTCTTTTACCTCAGCCATCATCGCGATCTCTATTTGTTGCGCGATCATGGAATAAAGCTTGGTTCTGATGAAAGGATCGGCTGTTTTATCAATCTGCGTTTCAATGTAGGCCTTATTGGTGTTTGCGACCCTCCGGGCTTCCCTGCTCATGCGGTCGGTGAGCTCAGCCATGGTATAACCGAGAATGTCTGCCGCTGTTTTTGGATCGCGAAACTGCATGGTGAGCTCGATCGCATTATCTTTGGGGCTGGGAACAATCTTAAGGGATCCGGCAAGGCCCATGATGGCGGACGATAGCTTCTTCTCTTCCGACAGCCTGGCCTTTTTATCCGGTCCAAGGAATATGGGCACAAGATTATATTTCTTTATTATGTCTTCCTTAAGAATATTGCTTCTCAGTATATTTACGATTTCAGCCATATTCGTCGATGCGGGAGTGCTTAAGCCGAATTGTTGGGCGATT
This genomic stretch from Syntrophorhabdaceae bacterium harbors:
- a CDS encoding Wzz/FepE/Etk N-terminal domain-containing protein → MEIERAKQDTEISIFEYLKIIINNYRLILAIVIGFVALTIVYASFQTPVYEARAVIEPIGKTTERSGIGAIAQQFGLSTPASTNMAEIVNILRSNILKEDIIKKYNLVPIFLGPDKKARLSEEKKLSSAIMGLAGSLKIVPSPKDNAIELTMQFRDPKTAADILGYTMAELTDRMSREARRVANTNKAYIETQIDKTADPFIRTKLYSMIAQQIEIAMMAEVKENFAFKVIDPPKASDQKVKPKKRQMVMIAFIIALFVAVFTAFVKEFLKNNWRSLKELMKKD